The segment TCGCGACGGCCATCCGCGCGGTCGCGGACGGGCAGTCGCAGATCAGCCCCTCGATGGCGTCCAAGCTCCTCACCGAGTTCAAGTCGATGATCCAGCGCACCGACGAGCGCAGACTCGTGCCCGCGCCCCGGCTGACCGACCGTGAGCTGGAGGTCCTCAAGCTGGTCGCGACCGGCATGAACAACCGGGACATCGCCAAGGAACTGTTCATCTCCGAGAACACCGTGAAGAACCACGTCCGGAACATCCTGGAGAAGCTTCAGCTGCACTCCCGGATGGAGGCCGTCGTCTACGCGATGCGGGAGAAGATCCTGGAGATCCGGTAGCCGGGCCGTGTCCGGGGAAGTCCCGCGCGGGCCGCGGCGCCCGGCCATGACCTAGCCCAGGGCCGCGACCAGGTCCTTCGCCAGCTCCGGGGCGTCCACCCGCTCCACCTTCACCGCGTCGCAGCCGACCCATTCGGCGGCCTCGCGCAGCGCCCGTGCCACCGCCGGTACGGCCTTCGGGCCGTCGAGCGTGACCTGACGGGCGACGAGCGTGCCGCCCTCCCGTGCCGGGTCGACCCGGCCGACCAGACGGCCGCCGGCGAGGACCGGCATCGCGAAGTAGCCGTGGATCCGCTTCTGCTTCGGCACGTACGCCTCCAGACGGTGCGTGAAGCCGAAGATCCGCTCCGTGCGGGCCCGCTCCCAGATCAGCGAGTCGAACGGCGACAGCAGGGTCGTACGGTGTCGGCCGCGCGGCTCCGAGGCCAGCGCCGCCGGGTCCGCCCAGGCGGGCTTCCCCCAGCCCGCCACCGTGACCGGCACGAGGCCCGCGGCCTCGACCACCGCGTCGAACTGCTCGCCCTTGAGCCGGTGGTAGTCGGCGATGTCCGCGCGCGTGCCCACGCCCAGCGCCTCGCCCGCCTGCCGGACAAGGCGTCGCACGCACTCGGTGTCGTCGAGGTCGTCGTGGAGCAGGGCCTGCGGGATCGCCCGCTCCGCCAGGTCGTACACCCGCTTCCAGCCGCGCCGCTCGACCACGACCACCTCGCCGTACATCAGCGCCCGCTCGACGGCGATCTTGGCGTCCGACCAGTCCCACCACTCGCCCTTGTTCTTCGCGCCGCCCAGCTCGGTCGCCGTCCGCGGCCCCTCGGCCCGCAGCTGGTCGATCACCTTGTCGTACGCCCCCGCCGACAGCTCGTGGCCCCAGTGCGGGCGGTCGCGGTAGGCGCGCCTGCGGAAGGCGAAGTGCGGCCACTCCTCGACGGGCAGCACGCAGGCCGCGTGCGACCAGTACTCGAAGGCGTGGGAGCCGGTCCAGTAGGCGTCCTCGACCGTCGTACGGCCCACGGCGCCCAGCCGCGCGTACGGAATCAACTCGTGCGAGCGGGCCAGGACGGAGATCGTGTCGAGCTGGACCTGGCCGAGCCCGCGCAGCACCCCGCGCACCCCGGCGCGGCGGTCGGGCGCACCCAGGAAGCCCTGGGCTCGCAACGCGATCCGGCGGGCTTCGTCGGCGGACAGTTCGGCGGCGGCGCGCGGCACAGTCGTCATGGACCGCACCCTAGGCCCCGGCACTGACAGCCGATCTCGCGTGCCAGGTCAGGGCCTTGACCGGCAGGACACCGCTACGGCCTGGAGGCGGGTTCCTCGCGGGCCGGGAGGTACGGCAGGGGGCTCGGGAGGCCGAAGTCGGAGGGGAGCAGGGCGGCGATCCAGCCGTCCCGGAGCGTGCCCTTGTTGGTCAGGGCGGCACGCTGGGCGCCCTCCATGACGAAGCCGACCCGCTCGGCCACCGCGCGCGAGGCGACGTGGCCGATCTCGGCGCGCCAGACCAGGCGGGTGCAGCCGAGCCCGGTGAAGGCCCAGTGGGCGACGGCCCGGACGGTCTCCGTCATGTATCCGCTGCCGCGGTGCTCGCCGGCCAGCCAGTAGCCGACCTCCCAGACGCCCATGCCGCGGCTGCTCAGGGTGACGGCGGCGAGCAGCGGTCCGCCGGCCAGCGGTTCGACGGCGAAGGTGTACTCGGTGTCCTCACGCCAGCCGTCGGGCACGAGCCGGTTCAGGAAGAACTCGGCGTCCTGGCGCGTGTAGGGGTCGGGGACGACGGTCCAGCGCCGGATGTCCGGGTCCTGACAGATGGCGTACACCGCGTCGGCGTCCTCGGGAACGAAGTTCCGCAGCCGCAGTCGGTCGGTGGTGAGGGTGATCGGCTCCATGTGTGGATTCTGGTGAGCAGCCCGACCGGATGCGAACACTTTTCGGGTGGGGCGGCACCTTCCGCCCACCTCGTGCGTTCTCTTTCCGGGCGGACGTACGGCTCCGGCACTGTGGGCCTCCCTTCGCGAGGGCGGTCTCGCTTACGATGGCCGTTGCGGTGGGGACCACCTGCCGTGCCCGCGCTCGCGTCCATGACAAGACCCAGTGCCAGGCCCGACCGGCAAGGAGACCAGCCTCAGTGTCCGTCTTCAACAAGCTCATGCGTGCAGGCGAAGGAAAGATCCTGCGCAAACTGCACCGCATCGCGGACCAGGTCAACTCCATCGAAGAGGACTTCGTCAACCTCTCCGACGCCGAGTTGCGGGCGCTCACCGATGAGTACAAGCAGCGGTACGCCGACGGCGAGAGCCTCGACGACCTGATGCCCGAGGCCTTCGCGACGGTGCGCGAGGCCGCCAAGCGTGTTCTCGGTCAGCGCCACTACGACGTCCAGCTGATGGGTGGAGCCGCGCTCCACCTCGGTTACGTCGCCGAGATGAAGACCGGTGAGGGCAAGACCCTCGTCGGTACCCTCCCGGCGTACCTCAACGCGCTCTCCGGCAAGGGCGTGCACCTGATCACGGTCAACGACTACCTGGCCGAGCGTGACTCCGAGCTCATGGGCCGGGTCCACCGCTTCCTGGGTCTGACCATCGGCTGCATCCTCGCCAACATGACGCCGGCCCAGCGCCGTGAGCAGTACAACTGCGACATCACCTACGGCACGAACAACGAGTTCGGCTTCGACTACCTGCGCGACAACATGGCGTGGTCCCAGGATGAGCTCGTCCAGCGCGGCCACAACTTCGCCTGTGTCGACGAGGTCGACTCCATCCTCGTCGACGAGGCCCGTACGCCGCTGATCATCTCCGGCCCGGCCGACCAGGCGACGAAGTGGTACGGCGACTTCGCCAAGCTCGTCACCCGTCTTTCCAAGGGCGAGCCCGGCAACCAGCTCAAGGGCATCGAGGAGACCGGCGACTACGAGGTCGACGAGAAGAAGCGCACCGTCGCCATCCACGAGGCCGGTGTCGCCAAGGTCGAGGACTGGCTCGGCATCGACAACCTCTACGAGTCGGTGAACACCCCGCTCGTGGGCTACTTGAACAACGCCATCAAGGCGAAGGAACTGTTCAAGAAGGACAAGGACTACGTCGTCATGGACGGCGAAGTCATGATCGTCGACGAGCACACCGGCCGTATCCTCGCCGGCCGCCGCTACAACGAGGGCATGCACCAGGCGATCGAGGCGAAGGAAGGGGTGGCGATCAAGGACGAGAACCAGACCCTCGCCACCATCACCCTGCAGAACTTCTTCCTGCTGTACTCGAAGCTCTCCGGCATGACCGGTACGGCCATGACCGAGGCCGCCGAGTTCCACCAGATCTACAAGCTGGGCGTCGTCCCGATCCCCACGAACAGGCCGATGATCCGCAAGGACCAGTCCGACCTGATCTACCGGACCGAGGTCGCCAAGTTCGCCGCCGTCGTCGACGACATCGCGGAGAAGCACGAGAAGGGTCAGCCGATCCTCGTCGGCACGACCTCCGTCGAGAAGTCCGAGTACCTCTCGCAGCAGCTCTCCAAGCGCGGTGTGCAGCACGAGGTCCTCAACGCCAAGCACCACGACCGCGAGGCCAGCATCGTCGCCCAGGCCGGCCGCCGCGGCGCCGTCACCGTCGCCACGAACATGGCCGGTCGCGGTACGGACATCAAGCTCGGCGGCAACCCGGACGACCTCGCCGAGGCCGAGCTGCGCCAGGCGGGTCTGGACCCGGTCGACCACGTCGAGGAGTGGGCCGCGGCCCTCCCCGCCGCCCTGGAGCGCGCCGCGAAGGCCGTGAAGGCGGAGTTCGAGGAGGTCAAGGAGCTCGGCGGGCTGTACGTCCTCGGTACCGAGCGCCACGAGTCCCGCCGTATCGACAACCAGCTGCGCGGTCGTTCCGGCCGTCAGGGCGACCCGGGCGAGTCCCGCTTCTACCTCTCGCTCGGTGACGACCTGATGCGCCTGTTCAAGGCGCAGATGGTCGAGCGCGTGATGGCCATGGCCAACGTGCCGGACGACGTGCCGATCGAGAACAAGATGGTCACCCGGGCGATCGCCTCCGCCCAGTCGCAGGTCGAGACCCAGAACTTCGAGACGCGCAAGAACGTCCTGAAGTACGACGACGTGCTCAACCGGCAGCGCCAGGTCATCTACGGCGAGCGCCGCCGCGTCCTGGAGGGCGAGGACCTGCACGAGCAGATCCAGCACTTCATGGACGACACGATCGACGACTACATCCGCCAGGAGACCGCCGAGGGCTTCGCGGAGGAGTGGGACCTCGACCGTCTGTGGAACGCGTTCAAGCAGCTCTACCCGGTGAAGGTCACCGTGGAGGAGCTGGAGGACGCGGCCGGTGACCGAGCGGGCATCACCGCCGAGTTCATCGCCGAGTCGATCAAGGACGACGGCCGCGAGCAGTACGAGACGCGCGAGAAGCAGCTCGGCTCGGAGATCATGCGCGAGCTGGAGCGGCGCGTGGTCCTGTCGGTCCTGGACCGCAAGTGGCGCGAGCACCTCTACGAGATGGACTACCTCCAGGAGGGCATCGGCCTGCGCGCCATGGCGCAGAAGGACCCGCTGGTCGAGTACCAGCGCGAGGGCTTCGACATGTTCACCGCCATGATGGAGGGCATCAAGGAGGAGTCCGTCGGCTACCTGTTCAACCTGGAGGTCCAGGTGGAGCAGCAGGTCGAGGAGGTCCCGGTGCAGGCGAGCAGTCCGTCGCTCGCCAAGGAGGACGCGGTGCCCGCCGGCGCCGGTCGTCCGGAGATCCGCGCCAAGGGGCTCGACGCCCCGCAGCGGCCGGACCGGCTGCACTTCTCCGCGCCGACCGTGGACGGTGACGGCGGTGTCGTCGAGGGTGACTTCTCCTCGGACGACGTCGACTCGGGTGACGGGATGACGCGGGCGGAGCGCCGCAAGGCGCAGAAGAACGCGGGTGGCGGGCGTCGTCGCAAGAAGTGACGCCGGCTGAGAGCTGAGCGGAGGGGTCGGTTGCCCGGTGGGCGGCCGGCCCCTTCGTCATGCGGGGTGGGGTGCCGTGCCCAGGCCGTCGAGTTCCACCGCGGCGCAGCGCCAGCGCTGGTCCTCGCCGCGCTCCAGGCGGAACGCCATGGCCCGTACGCGGGCGCCGGTGGCGATCGTGGCGAAGGCCTCCACCGCGGTCCGGTCGTCGTCCACCTGGACCGAGCAGCGGCGCAGGACCGGGCGGGGGCCGAGCGAGCGCAGGGGCGTCTCCGGGGCGATCCGGACGAGCTGCTCGTACGCCTCGCCGACGGTGTGCCCCAGCATCCAGTGGACCGGGCGTTCGCCGCTGAGCACGGCGAGGAGCCGCTCGGCGAAGACGGTGTGCGGCGGGAGGGCGCGCGGGCGGCTCGTGCGGGGGTGGGTGCCCGCGGGGCCGCGGGGGCGGGTGCCCGCGGGCCCGCCGGGGGCCCGGCGGGGGCGTGGGGTGCCGGTGGTGGTGAGGGTGGTGGTGCTCATGGTGGGCCTGCCCCTGTCGTCGCGTCACCGAGTGATACCGGTCAGTAACTTTCCGTTGGGGATCTTGTACGGGTGGGCTCGGAGGGGCCGCAAGGAGTCCGCCGCCGCCGGGCGGGTCGAAAACGGAATCACCTATCCGGGTGACGCGGGAGAAAATCGACTCTCGGGGGGCCTGAGAAGGGCCTCGCGGGGTGGACGTACGCCGACTCCGGCCGGCCACCCCGAAGGGGGACTCCGCGGATATCCTGAGGGCCTCTCCGTCTACGAAAGCGGCCAGCCATGCGCGTGTACGTCCCCCTGACCCTCCCCGGTCTCGCACAGGCGCACAAGGCGGGCGAGCTGGGCCCCGGTCCGCTGACCGCCTACGCCGTCACCCCCGCCCTGCGCGAGTGGTACGTCTCCGACGACATCGAGGAACTGGAGTACGCGGCGCTGAACCGGGCCGCGTCCGCCTCCCTGCGGCTGCTCGCCGGCGACCCCGAGGCGCCCCGGCGCCGGATCGTCGTCGCGATCGACGTCGCCGACAAGGACGCCGCCACGGACCCCGACGGGGCACTCACCGTGAGCTCCATCGGCGAGGTCCGGATCGCCGGGCCCGTCCGGCTCGCCAAGGCGGCGGCGGTGCACGCGGACGCGGACGACGCGGAGGCGGACGTGACGGCGGCGGCGGACGCGCTGGGCGCGGCGGACCAGGGGGACGACGACGCGCAGTTCGTCGTCGACGGGGCCGAGGACCACGAGCTGCTGTGGTTCGGCGTGCAGGAGATTCCCGCGCTGCTGGGCTGAGGTCCCCGGGTCTTGGGTGTCGGTGGCGGCGGGTACCGTCTTTCCATGGGGAAGCACGACGGCTTGCGCGGCAAGCATCTGGTCTGGGACTGGAACGGCACACTGCTCGACGACATCGGCGCGGTCATCGGGGCGACCAACGCCGCGTTCGCCGAGCTCGGGCTCGAACCGATCACTCTTGAGCGGTACCGCGAGCTGTACACGGTGCCGGTGCCCAAGTTCTACGAGCGGCTCATGGGGCGGCTGCCCACCGACGCCGAGTGGTCCGTCATGGACGGCGCCTTCCACCGGCACTACTGGGAGCGGGCCGAGGGGTGTGGGCTGACCTCCGGGGCCGCGGAGCTGCTCGCGGCGCGGCAGGAGTCCGGGTTCACGCAGTCGCTGTTGTCGCTCGCGCCGCACGCGGATTTGATACCGCTGGTGCGGCGGCACGGGATCGCGGAGCGGTTCGTGCGGATGGACGGGCGGGTGGACGCGTCCACGGACGGGAAGTCGGGGCACATGGTGCGGCACCTTGCCGCGCTGGGCGGTGTGCCGGCGGACCGGGTCGTCGTCATCGGTGACGCCGCGGACGATGCGTTGGCCGCGGCGCATGTGGGGGCCCGGGCGGTGCTCTACACCGGGGGGTCGCACAGTCGGGCGTCGCTTGAGCGGGTGGGTGTGCCGGTGGTGGACTCGCTCGTCGAGGCCGTGGCTGTCGCGGAGGAGCTGGTCTAGCGGCTTGCGGGTCCGCCGGGTGGTGGGCGGGGCTCGCGGGGCCGGGTGCGGCCCGGTGGGGCGGTGTGCCCACCCGACCGGGTGCGGCCCGGTGGGGGGTTGTGCCCACCCGTTCCGCCCCTGCGGAACGTATGCCCACAACCCCCGGCGCGGGTCAGCTCTTGGCTCGGAGGACCTTCAGGAACTCGCGCATCCAGGTGGGGTGGTCCGGCCAGGCCCTTGAGGAGACCAGGAGGCCGTCCACCACCGCCGCGCTGTCCTGGAAGGTCGCGCCGGCCGCCTGCATGTCCAGCTCCAGCGCGGGGTACGCCGTGACCCGGCGGCCCTCCAGGCCGCCGATCGCCGCCGTCAGGAGCGGGCCGTGGCAGATCTGGGCCACCGGCTTGTCCGCGTCGAAGAAGGCCTTGAGGATCTTGCGGAGCTCCGGGTCGTTGCGCAGGTACTCCGGGGCCCTTCCGCCCGGGATCACCACGGCCACGTACGCGCCCGGGTCGACCTCCGAGAAGGCCAGGTCGGCGGGCCAGGTGTAGCCGGGCTTCTCGGTGTACGTGTCGAAGCCGGGCTCGAAGTCGTGGACGACGAAGCGCAGCTGTTTGCGGGCGGGGGCGGCGATGTCGACCTCGTAGCCCTCTTCCAGCAGCCTCTGGTAGGGGTACATCACCTCCAGCGACTCCGCCGCGTCACCGGTCACGATCAGGATCTTCGCCATGGCTCTCCCAGATCACAGATGGTCGGTCTGCCGTGCTGCGTCCATGCTCGCGCACGTGCCGCCCCCGACGGGGCGCTTTGCCAAGAGGACATGTGTCGCTGTCCAGAACGTCAAACTTCCACCCCCTCTTTTGTACACATACGGACCATGACGGTTCGGGGGGCGAGGGCGATAGGCTTTTGCCGTGATCAGCGCGATACGCCGAGGGGGCAGTGAAGCCCCCGGCTGCCGCCCGGTCCGCGACAGCGGCCGGGCCGACAGCGCGTTCGCCGATCCTCTCCGTCCGGGCGCGCCGCTCTCCGTGGCCGATAACGACCCGGGCATCTCTCATTCGGGCATAACGTCGTCTTCGACCGGAATCACCGCGTCGAGGCGTCGTTGTGTCCTTTCTTCCACCGACGTCACGCAACGGCGCGCGACAGGAGTCAGAGGACATGCAGACCAAGCTGGACGAAGCCAAGGCCGAGCTGCTCGAAAGGGCCGCTCGGGTAGCTGAGCACAGCCCGGTCGGGGGGCGACTTCCGACGGGCCCGGAGGGTGCCGGGGAGCGCCCGGACCGGGACACCGTGCTCGAGTACCTCCAGCGCTACTACCTGCACACGGCGCCGGAGGACCTCGGCGACCGGGACCCGGTCGACGTGTTCGGTGCCGCGCTCTCTCACTACCGGCTCGCGGAGAACCGTCCGCAGGGCACGGCGAACGTGCGTGTGCACACTCCGACGGTCGAGGAGAACGGCTGGACGAGCAGCCACTCCGTCGTCGAGGTCGTCACCGACGACATGCCGTTCCTGGTCGACTCGGTCACCAACGAGCTCTCGCGCCAGGGCCGCGGCATCCACGTCGTGATCCACCCGCAGGTCCTCGTCCGCCGTGACGTCACCGGCAAGCTCATCGAGGTCCTGTCGGCGCAGATCCAGGGCGATCTGCCGCACGACGCGCTCACCGAGTCCTGGATCCACGTCGAGATCGACCGTGAGACCGACCGCGCCGACCTCAAGCAGATCACCGCCGATCTGCTGCGCGTCCTGTCCGACGTCCGCGAGACGGTCGAGGACTGGGACAAGATGCGCGACGCCGCGCTGCGCATCGCCGAGGGCCTCCCGGCCGAGCCCACCGCCTCCGACCTGCGCCCGACCGAGGTGGAGGAGGCCCGCGAGCTGCTGCGCTGGCTCGCCGACGACCACTTCACCTTCCTCGGCTACCGCGAGTACCAGCTGGTCAACGGCGACGCCCTGTCCGCCGTGCCCGGCACCGGCCTCGGCATCCTGCGCTCCGACCCGCAGCACGCGGGCGACGACCAGGGCCACCACGCCCACCCCGTCTCGCCGTCCTTCAGCCGGCTGCCCGAGGACGTCCGCGCCAAGGCGCGCGAGCACAAGCTGCTGATCCTGACGAAGGCCAACAGCCGCTCGACCGTGCACCGCCCCTCGTACCTCGACTACGTCGGTGTGAAGAAGTTCGACGCCGACGGCAACGTCATCGGCGAGCGCCGCTTCCTCGGCCTGTTCTCCTCGGCCGCCTACACCGAGTCCGTGCGCCGCGTTCCCGTCGTCAAGCGCAAGGTCCAGGAGGTCCTGGAGGGCGCGGGCTTCTCGCCCAACAGCCACGACGGCCGCGACCTGCTCCAGATCCTGGAGACGTACCCGCGCGACGAGCTGTTCCAGACCCCGGCCGACCAGCTCAGGTCCGTCGTCACCAGCGTCCTGTACCTGCAGGAGCGGCGCCGGCTGCGGCTCTACCTGCGCCAGGACGAGTACGGCCGCTACTACTCGGCCCTCGTCTACCTGCCGCGCGACCGCTACACGACCCGCGTCCGGCTGCGGATCATCGACATCCTGAAGGAGGAGCTCGACGGCACCAGCGTCGACTTCACCGCCTGGAACACCGAGTCGATCCTGTCCCGGCTGCACTTCGTCGTCCGCGTCCAGCCCGGCACCGAGCTGGCGAAGCTCACCGACGCCGATGTCGACCGCATCGAGACCCGGCTCGTCGAGGCCGCCCGCTCCTGGTCCGACGGCTTCGCCGAGGCGCTGAACGCCGAGTGCGGCGAGGAGCGTGCCGCCGAGCTGCTGCGCCGTTACGGCAACGCCTTCCCCGAGGGCTACAAGGCCGACCACTCGCCGCGCGCGGCCGTCGCCGACCTGGTCCACCTGGAGGCCCTCGCCCGTACCGGCGGCGGCAAGGACTTCGCGCTCTCGCTCTACGAGCCGGTCGGCGCGGGTCCCGGCGAGCGCCGCTTCAAGATCTACAAGACGGGTGACCCGATCTCCCTCTCCGCCGTGCTCCCGGTGCTCAACCGGCTCGGCGTCGAGGTGACCGACGAGCGGCCGTACGAGCTGCGCTGCGCCGACCGTACGCACGCCTGGGTCTACGACTTCGGTCTGCGGATGCCCCTCGCGACCGGCAACGGCGGCGACTACCTCGGCGACGACGCCCGCGAGCGCTTCCAGGAGGCCTTCTCCGCCACCTGGACCGGCGAGGCCGAGAACGACAACTTCAACTCGCTCGTCCTCTCCGCCGGGCTCACCTGGCGCGAGGCGATGGTGCTGCGCGCCTACGCGAAGTACCTGCGCCAGGCCGGTTCGACGTTCAGCCAGGACTACATGGAGGACACCCTCCGCAACAACGTCCACACCACCCGGCTGCTCGTCAACCTCTTCGAGGCCCGGATGGCCCCGGAGCGCCAGCGTGCCGGCACCGAGCTGATCGACGCGCTCCTGGAGGAGCTGGACGCCGCCCTCGACCAGGTCGCGAGCCTGGACGAGGACCGCATCCTGCGGTCCTTCCTGACCGTCATCAAGGCCACGCTGCGGACGAACTTCTTCCAGCTGACGGCGGACGGGAAGCCGCACTCGTACGTGTCGATGAAGTTCGACCCGCAGGCCATCCCGGACCTTCCGGCGCCCCGCCCGGCCTTCGAGATCTGGGTGTACTCCCCGCGCGTCGAGGGCGTCCACCTGCGCTTCGGCAAGGTCGCCCGTGGCGGTCTGCGCTGGTCCGACCGCCGTGAGGACTTCCGTACGGAGATCCTCGGCCTGGTCAAGGCGCAGATGGTGAAGAACACCGTCATCGTGCCGGTCGGCGCCAAGGGCGGCTTCGTCGCCAAGCAGCTCCCGGACCCGTCCGTGGACCGTGACGCCTGGCTGGCCGAGGGCATCGCCTCGTACAAGACCTTCATCTCGGCGCTGCTCGACATCACCGACAACCTGGTCGCGGGCGAGGTCGTGCCGCCGGTCGACGTGGTCCGCCACGACGAGGACGACACCTACCTGGTGGTCGCCGCCGACAAGGGCACCGCGACCTTCTCCGACATCGCCAACGGCGTCGCGGAGTCGTACGGCTTCTGGCTCGGCGACGCCTTCGCCTCCGGCGGCTCCGCCGGATACGACCACAAGGGCATGGGCATCACCGCCCGCGGTGCCTGGGAGTCCGTCAAGCGGCACTTCCGCGAGCTGGGCCACGACACCCAGACCGAGGACTTCACGGTCGTCGGCGTCGGCGACATGTCCGGCGACGTCTTCGGCAACGGCATGCTGCTGAGCGAGCACATCCGCCTGGTCGCCGCCTTCGACCACCGGCACATCTTCATCGACCCGAACCCGGACGCGGCCGTCTCGTACGCCGAGCGCCGCCGGCTCTTCGAGCTGCCCCGCTCGTCCTGGGCCGACTACGACACCTCGCTGCTCTCCGCGGGCGGCGGCATCCACCCCCGCAGCGCCAAGTCCATCCCGGTCAACGCGCAGGTCAGGGCCGCCCTCGGCATCGAGGACGGCATCACCAAGATGACCCCGGCCGAGCTGATGAAGGCCGTGCTCCACGCGCCCGTCGACCTGCTGTGGAACGGCGGCATCGGTACGTACGTCAAGTCCTCGGCCGAGTCCAACGCCGACGTCGGCGACAAGGCCAACGACGCCATCCGCGTCGACGGCCAGGACGTGCGCGCCCAGGTCGTCGGCGAGGGCGGCAACCTCGGCGCGACCCAGCTGGGCCGCATCGAGTTCGCCCGCACCGGCGGCCCCGAGGGCCAGGGCGGCAAGGTCAACACCGACGCCATCGACAACAGCGCCGGCGTCGACACCTCCGACCACGAGGTCAACATCAAGATCCTGCTCAACGGGCTCGTCGCCGAGGGCGACATGACCGTCAAGCAGCGCAACAAGATCCTCGCGGAGATGACCGACGAGGTCGGCACGCTCGTCCTGCGCAACAACTACGCGCAGAACACGGCCCTGGCCAACGCCGTCACCCAGTCGCCGTCCCTGCTCCACGCCCACCAGCGCTTCATGCGTCGCCTGGGCCGCGACGGGGCCCTCGACCGGTCCCTGGAGTTCCTGCCCAACGACCGGCAGATCCGCGAGCTGCTCAACAACGGCCGCGGTCTGAGCCAGCCGGAGCTCGCCGTCCTCCTCGCGTACACCAAGATCACGGTGGCCGACGAGCTCATCGGTACGGAGCTGCCGGACGACCCGTACCTGCGCGGGCTGCTCCACGCGTACTTCCCGACGCTGCTGCGCGAGAAGTTCACCGAGGCCGTCGACAACCACGCGCTGCGCCGCGAGATCATCACCACCGTCCTGGTCAACGACACCGTCAACACCGGTGGCTCGACCTTCCTGCACCGCCTCCGCGAGGAGACCGGCGCGTCGATCGAGGAGATCGTCCGGGCGCAGACCGCCGCCCGTGTCGTCTTCCGCCTCGGCCAGGTCTGGGACGCCGTCGAGGCCCTCGACAACCAGGTGCCCGCCGACGTCCAGACCCGGATGCGGCTGCACTCCCGCCGGCTCGTCGAGCGCGGCACGCGCTGGCTGCTCAACAACCGGCCGCAGCCGCTCCAGCTCACCGAGACCATCGAGTTCTTCTCCGAGCGGGTCGAGCAGGTCTGGGCGCAGCTGCCGAACCTGCTGCGCGGCGCGGACCTGGAGTGGTACCAGTCGATCGTGGAGGAGCTGACCGAGGTCGGCGTGCCGGAGGAGCTCGCGCTGCGGGTCGCCGGCTTCTCCTCCGCCTTCCCGATCCTCGACGTCGTCGCGATCGCGGACCGGACGGGCAAGGACCCCCTCGCCGTGGCCGAGGTCTACTACGACCTGGCCGACCGGCTGCGGATCACCGACCTGATGGACCGGATCATCGAGCTGCCGCGCAGTGACCGGTGGCAGTCGATGGCCCGCGCGTCGATCCGCGAGGACCTTTTCGCGGCGCACTCGGCGCTGACCGCGGACGTCCTGGCGGCCGGAAACGGCGCGGCGAGCCCGGAGCAGCGGTTCAAGGACTGGGAGG is part of the Streptomyces sp. NBC_00250 genome and harbors:
- a CDS encoding NAD-glutamate dehydrogenase codes for the protein MQTKLDEAKAELLERAARVAEHSPVGGRLPTGPEGAGERPDRDTVLEYLQRYYLHTAPEDLGDRDPVDVFGAALSHYRLAENRPQGTANVRVHTPTVEENGWTSSHSVVEVVTDDMPFLVDSVTNELSRQGRGIHVVIHPQVLVRRDVTGKLIEVLSAQIQGDLPHDALTESWIHVEIDRETDRADLKQITADLLRVLSDVRETVEDWDKMRDAALRIAEGLPAEPTASDLRPTEVEEARELLRWLADDHFTFLGYREYQLVNGDALSAVPGTGLGILRSDPQHAGDDQGHHAHPVSPSFSRLPEDVRAKAREHKLLILTKANSRSTVHRPSYLDYVGVKKFDADGNVIGERRFLGLFSSAAYTESVRRVPVVKRKVQEVLEGAGFSPNSHDGRDLLQILETYPRDELFQTPADQLRSVVTSVLYLQERRRLRLYLRQDEYGRYYSALVYLPRDRYTTRVRLRIIDILKEELDGTSVDFTAWNTESILSRLHFVVRVQPGTELAKLTDADVDRIETRLVEAARSWSDGFAEALNAECGEERAAELLRRYGNAFPEGYKADHSPRAAVADLVHLEALARTGGGKDFALSLYEPVGAGPGERRFKIYKTGDPISLSAVLPVLNRLGVEVTDERPYELRCADRTHAWVYDFGLRMPLATGNGGDYLGDDARERFQEAFSATWTGEAENDNFNSLVLSAGLTWREAMVLRAYAKYLRQAGSTFSQDYMEDTLRNNVHTTRLLVNLFEARMAPERQRAGTELIDALLEELDAALDQVASLDEDRILRSFLTVIKATLRTNFFQLTADGKPHSYVSMKFDPQAIPDLPAPRPAFEIWVYSPRVEGVHLRFGKVARGGLRWSDRREDFRTEILGLVKAQMVKNTVIVPVGAKGGFVAKQLPDPSVDRDAWLAEGIASYKTFISALLDITDNLVAGEVVPPVDVVRHDEDDTYLVVAADKGTATFSDIANGVAESYGFWLGDAFASGGSAGYDHKGMGITARGAWESVKRHFRELGHDTQTEDFTVVGVGDMSGDVFGNGMLLSEHIRLVAAFDHRHIFIDPNPDAAVSYAERRRLFELPRSSWADYDTSLLSAGGGIHPRSAKSIPVNAQVRAALGIEDGITKMTPAELMKAVLHAPVDLLWNGGIGTYVKSSAESNADVGDKANDAIRVDGQDVRAQVVGEGGNLGATQLGRIEFARTGGPEGQGGKVNTDAIDNSAGVDTSDHEVNIKILLNGLVAEGDMTVKQRNKILAEMTDEVGTLVLRNNYAQNTALANAVTQSPSLLHAHQRFMRRLGRDGALDRSLEFLPNDRQIRELLNNGRGLSQPELAVLLAYTKITVADELIGTELPDDPYLRGLLHAYFPTLLREKFTEAVDNHALRREIITTVLVNDTVNTGGSTFLHRLREETGASIEEIVRAQTAARVVFRLGQVWDAVEALDNQVPADVQTRMRLHSRRLVERGTRWLLNNRPQPLQLTETIEFFSERVEQVWAQLPNLLRGADLEWYQSIVEELTEVGVPEELALRVAGFSSAFPILDVVAIADRTGKDPLAVAEVYYDLADRLRITDLMDRIIELPRSDRWQSMARASIREDLFAAHSALTADVLAAGNGAASPEQRFKDWEEKNAAILGRAKSTLEEIQGSDTFDLANLSVAMRTMRTLLRSHS